TCGAAAAAGGCCCTGAGGCGATAAAGCGTGCCGAAGTTTTGAACGAACCTCTAAGCCTTGTGACTTTCGATATCGATCACTTTAAAAAGATCAACGACAACTACGGCCATCCAGGTGGTGACCACGTGTTGAAGGAACTTTGCCGTATCGTGATCACAAAACTGATCCGCTCAAACGACTTCTTTGCTCGTTACGGCGGGGAAGAGTTTGTTCTGCTTCTTTCTGGTTCCTCTTTAAAAACAGCCGGTGAAGTGGGTGAGCGTATTCGTCAAACAATCGAAGCGCATGAGTTTGTATTTGAAGGTAAAAAAATTCCGGTGACGATTTCTGTGGGAGTAGCAACAAAACTTCCGAACGAAACCGAGTGGACACAAATCTACGATCGCGCTGATAAAGCTTTGTATCAATCCAAACAAGGCGGCCGTAACCGCGTGACGGTGGCTCAGTAAAGAGAAGCATTTAATTGAGTATTAAAAAAGGCCGTGAAAAAACGGCCTTTTTTATTTGTCTAAGGTTTTAGAATTAAGGTCTTTTTCTTAAGACAAATATTCCCGATCTCAATTTTAACTCGGTTTAAAAGCAAAAATGTCTCGGCCTTTTCTTTGAATATCCTCCCAGCAACCAAATGGAGGTGAATCATGAATCAAACCGTTATCAAATCAATCCTTGCTCTTTCCGCGCTTTACATGCTTTCTGGTTGCGCGGCCACACAAGTGGCCTTGTCAAAAAAGAACTTAGATGTTCAAACGAAAATGAGCGCAACGCTCTTTCTTGATCCGATCGATGAAGAAAAAAGAAAAACTATTTATGTTGTGGTGAAAAATACCTCTGATAAATCTGAGTTTCAAATCTCAGATGAAATGCGCAATGCTTTGCAGTCTAAAGGCTTTAAAGTGGTTTCAAAAATGAATCAAGCGGCTTTTGTTCTACAAGTAAACGTCTTGCAGGTAGGTAAAGCCGATCCTAACGCGGCCGAAGCAGCGATGTATAAAGGTTATGGCGCAGATGGTGTCGCTTTGGGTGCCGGAGCTGCCTACGTCGCTGGTGGAAGTGACAAAGCGATGGTCGGTGCCGGAATCTTAGGAGGTATTGCTTCTGTAGTCGCAGACTCACTTGTTAAAGACGTTCACTTTAGTGTCATTACAGATGTGCAAATCAAAGAACGTCTGTCAGGAAAAGGCAAGGCGCAGAACACAACACTGCACTACAATGAATCAGGTACTAGCGGTGGCACGTTTTCGAGTTATTCGGAAAAATCCGAGTGGAAGATTTATCAAACACGTATCTTGAGTTCGGCTAATAAAGTGAATCTAGAATTTGCGCAAGCGGCGCCGGAATTAAAACGAGCGTTGGTGCAAAGTATCTCTGGAATTTTCTAAGAAAAATTTCAACTCAAGCCCAAGAATTCAATCTTGGGCTTTTATTTTTCTTCAATGATAGAAATCAGACTCCAAGATAGAGGCACGCCAAAAGTAAACGCAGAAAGATCCTGACGTGTTGCAGGCTTTAATTGAATCACTGGTGTTGTATCCGTAAGGGATGTGACGAAGTTCACGCGCACCAAAGAAAAACGACTTGGATTTTCTGGATCAATCACTCCTAAAAGTTTATTGTCGCGATCTGCGAAGACTTTCAAAACAAAATGATTTCCGCGCACGAGAGGGCGATCCATCAAATCATCAGGCAGCGGAATATTTCTTCCGGGTCTTCCTGGGCGCAGTCCTGGCTCTAGCGGTCTTGGGATTTCACGGAAGTTCAACATCAGGATTTGCACAGCAGGGCTCCAGATGTCTTCCTCTTGAATTGTAACGCCGGAACCATAGCGACCTTTGATGGCGTAGTCTTGCTTAATCCCAAGCTTGCGATTCAGAGTTTTTAAAAATGTCACAAGATCCGGTTCAACCAGGCCTTGATTGATATCGATGTTCTTCGCACTAAGGTCGGCTCCCACCTCACGCACCAACTCCACCAAATGCTCTTTGCTGTAGGGTTGTTGAAACGATTTAAGCTGCAACCAATTCACTGCACTCGTAGGACCGCACAATGAACTGTCAGATTTTCCCGGCGCCACACCTCGTTCAAAGAAAAGGCTGTCGTTTTGATTGAGCATCAAAGCGGGAAGGTCATTCTCTGCCGGAAGGATGATGGCAAAAGAAAGGACTCCATATAATAAGACGGAAAAGAAAACGCCCCAGGTTTTTGTCATGCGGAGGTTTTAGCAGATTCCATATATAGACAAAATATTTGCGGGCCCTGCGCGTAATCTTTCTAGGCCCACAATGCTCCAGGACCTTCATCCAGGGCCATAAGAAATGCTAATACGTGTCATAACAAAATGCGTAATTCCTAAGATATTTCATATATTTAGGGCCACTTTGACTATGCTTCCATCGGCATCATCGTTGCATTAATGAAACACTGTAGGCACCGCGGGTTTGGGGGCGAATTTACCGGGGGCTGAGGGGGGCGAAATGGCCTTTCTGGGAAAAAAATTCAGAACGTTAACCGAATTTAGACAGAAACGAGTCATATTATGGAGAGAGATCTAGTAGTGACGGATCTTGAACTGGTTGAAAAAGTAAAGTCTGGTGACAGACGTTCTTTTTCCGAGCTCGTGAAACGACATCAAAGAAGTGTGCTGCGGTTGAGTTTGAGGTTTGTGAAGGACATGGACACAGCGGAGGATGTAACGCAAGAAGCGTTCATCAAAGCTTACGAGAAGCTGAACTCTTTTGAGGGCAGAGCTTCTTTCAAAAGCTGGTTGTTCCAAATTGCAGTGAATACTGCGAGGAACAAAATCCGCGAGTCAAAGCGTGACACCGTCGATATCGACGATGTGCAGTTAGCGGTGGATGCCGAAGCTGAGAACACATTAGTTCATACGGCGGTGGCAGATATCCTTCACAGCGAAGTGGAGAAATTGCCATTTAAACAAAAAACAGCGTTGGTACTTCGTGTTTACGAAGACCTCAGCTTTAACGAAATTGCCGATATCATGCAGTGTCCTTACGACACAGCGAAGGCGAACTACCGCCACGCTCTCATGAAGCTTCGTCAAACTTTTGAGCAAAGTTCTGAGCTCAAAAACTGGACGGAGGAGGTTGGTGGTTTCTTTATGGAAGTAAACCAAAGATTTGCGGAAGCAGAGGGATAAATCAATGGACCGTATCGAACCGATGGATCGTATGGATAAAGTGCGCAAAGGGCTGAAGGCCAGCGATGATCTTGAACTCCCGATGAGCGAAGATTTCTTCGATCGTCTGCACGACAAGATCATGGCCGAGGTTGAGCAAACCGAAATTGCTCCAGCTCCCATGCTTATGACCCCCAGAAATGTTTTGCGCGCTCACTGGCGAGGATGGCTTTATCCGGCAGGCGGTGTAATGTCTTTGTTCTTGTTCTCGGCTTTATTGTTGAGTCAAGTGTCAAAAGTAAACCAATCTATGCAACGTGTGGGTTTATTGAGTGACGGTCACGAGCGTATCGTGGCGCAGGCACTTCTGTCCCCAGAGGACCTATCCCAGACTTTAATCAGCACGCAGAGCGAATCTGACTTTTTTATGGACGTAGCTAGCGAATCATTCGAAAATTTATCTGTAGCAAAATTCAATAAAATCATGGGTGAAAGCGGACGCTAATCACCCTTTTCGGGTGAGTTGACGTGCGCGGAATATTTTTAAGTTTTATTTTAATCGTCCTTTCGGGGACGTTCTCTTTCGTGGCTTCCGCTGCGGAAAAACGCAATCAGTTGGAAGAACTTCTTATTTGGAAAATGAGTGATGAGTTAAAGCTCTCACCTGTGGAAGAAAAGAAGTTCACCGACATCGTGCAAGGTCTGAACAAAAAAAAGTCGGAACTGAATCAATCCCTTCAGGCGTCCATTGAGAAAATGAGCAAAGCTGACACGGCCAAAGCTAAAGAAGAAGAGTTGGGTCACTACCGTAAAGCTTTGCAAAACTATGGACGCTTGAGTGAAGAAGAGTTTGATAAGTTGAAACCGCTCTTGGGTGCACAGCGCATGGTGCAGTATCTACAGATCAAGCAAGATCTCACGAACAGAATCAAAACGATGCTTGCGAATCCTGAAACGCAAAAAGGGCCTAAGCCCTCTTTACCACAACCGAAGTTGATTGAAGAAAAATAGTTTTATTAGCGCGGGCTTATTTCTGAGCCACTTTCTTGAGAGTATCCAAGGTTCGAGTCGTGATTGATTTTCCGAATGTCTTTTCGAGCAAAACCATGAAGGCCGGACCCTTCGGATGCGGAAGATAAGCCGAGCAGACCATCGAGTCTTCAACTTTAAGAATCACGGCGCCATCTTTTTTGATAGGAAGATTTGGTTTCACAGTGGGACTGTCTTTTAGAAAAGTCACCACGCGCTTTGCTTTTGCATCTAGTTTTTCTGCTCGGAAGGGATCTGAATCCAACCAATCGCGCAGATCGTCTTGCGCTCTTACAATTGTTGGGAAGGAGCGCTTTGAATATTTCTTGAGCCCCTCTTCGATTTGCTTTTCTAAAACTTTTTGAGATGTTTTCTTGGCATCAAAGACGACGTTTCCACTTGAAAGCACCGTCACGACATTGGTGAAACCCATCTTTTCAAAACTCTGCTTCACTTCGGGCATCTTGGCATTGAGGGGGCTGACACCGCGAAGAAAAGCGATATATCTGGGCATTGTTTCATCGTCTCCTAATTCCGAGGCTTATTTTTTTGTGATACCGGTTCCAACCATAATCAGGTCAGCGGATTTTTTGGCAAGCGCAACGATTTGATCTTTGTAAAGACTTGCTAATTTATCTGGCGCCATCTTCGCGGCTTCTGCGCAGGTTTTTCCTGTTTTAACGGCAACAAGTTGCGGAGTGACCGTGGCTTGGGCTTCAATTTTTTTTGTTTGTACGTTCCATAGTTCAGCGCCAATCAGGAAGTATGCTTCAAGATCGCCTTTGCTGCCGACGGGAGCCTGGCATAAAAATCCGTAACCGGCTTTATGCACGGGAAAGTTTTCATTGAGTGTTGGATGCACAACAAAAACATACTTGGCCCCTTGTTTGGCCGCTTCATCAAGAACGTACTGTTGAATGCCTTGGTAGCGATTTCCCAAGTAGATGTTTTTAAGGCTCATCGCTTCTTTTTTACCTTGATTGATTTTTTGTTCATCAAGGTTCACGTTCAAAGAAGTTTTATTCTGGCTTTTTAGTTCCGCACGAATCTCATCAACGATAATTTTGTTCAAAGACCAGGCCGCTGTGTTTGCAGCGTACTCCTTGTTTGAAAAAGTAGTGGTCCCCGTGTATTTCACGACGGCTTGATTATCTAGAACAGAAACAACGCCGACGTCGTTAAGCTGTTGCAGTTTGTTTTGTTCGATAGGTTTTGTTGCGCAACTGATAAGTAGAGATGGAAGAAGGAAGAGAGAAATGTTCTTAATCATGATGAACTCCTCGAAAGAGGATACGAATTTTTGATTAAGATGTCTAGAAGCTTGGACCAAGCCGTCTCTTCGACTTGGTCCTTAGATTCCTAATTAACATTCACCGCTTTGTGAAAGATAGATTTGGTAAACTGTGCCGGTTGTCGTGTCGATAACTAGCAAAGTCGCGAACGTAACGCCACAATATCCAGGACCGTTTCCTGTGTAACCAAACTGCGCGCGGGCTTTGGCAAGAACGCGGATAACTCCGGGCCATTCCTTTTTCACCTTTTGAATTTGCGCTTTGATTTTTGTGGCTTCAGGATCTGCTTCGTCGTAATTTTCAAGGCTTTCTTCGGATTGGGAAATCATGAACTCTGACATGGCATTCGCGGAATCCGCAGATGTTGTACCCATGTCTACTTCATCACCCCAAGCGATGTCTTGAACTTCTTTGTGCACAAGCTTCGATACTTCACCGTATTCATGCATAGAAAAGTTTTGCAAAATTTCTTCCGTTGTTTTTCCACCGACATGAAATACATCATAGCCATAAGCAAGATCACCAAGCTTAGCGACTTGGGTTTCGATCTCAGATGTTTTAGCGAAAGTGTTTAAAGAAAAAGTCAAAAGTAAGGCGCTGAACAAAGATACAGTCTTCATGGGTTCTCTCCGTTTTGAATGGGCCCTTTATAGGAAGCCCTCTTAAAAAAGAGAAGTGCGCTTCTGGTTACTTATTATTCTTTTTTTGCATGGGTGTTTAAAGAGACAATTAAGTCTTTCAAGCCCTGAGAAGGGTCTTTCGCCTTTTCCAAGGTTTTGCATTGCTCAATAAAGCGGGAATAGTCTTTTCCCAAGAGCTCATAAAGACGTTCAAAGTCCCCAAGATCTTGCATATAGGTTTTATAAAGAAGCAGGCGGGCGTTGTTGAGCTTGGATTCAGGAAACTTCTTGTAACTGTCCGTCTTAAGCTGTGGCTGAAGTTCCTTTGTAAACTTTTCCTGAATCAGATGAATGCGCTCTTGGCGTTTGGATTCAGACCTTTCGTTCGCAGGAAGATCTTTGTACCATTTTTCTAAATCCTTCAGCTCGCCCGAAATAAACTGCGAAAAAAGTTTGTTATCCGCGTTTTCATTCTGAATCTGCTTCAAAGTGGGTGAGTCCGCGCCTTCTTTTTTATGGTAGAACTGTTCAGCGCCTTTGTTTCCTAAAAACGTAGCCAGGCGTTCATTAAAGTCCGCCGAGTTTTTAATATACAAAGTCGCATGCACCGTTTCGTGGATGATCGTATTCACAAGATCGTAGTCATCGTAACGAAGCATCGAACTTAAGATTGGATCGTTAAACCAACCCAAGGTGCTGTAAGCGGAAACGCCGCGCATGTAAGTGTCGAGATCTTCTTGTTGCAGTTCTTTTTCTTCTTCAAGAGCATCGGGCTCGTTGAAGTATCCTTTGTAGGGCATTTTTCCCATAAAAGGATAAGACCATTGATAGTGTTTAAGTTCCCAACGATAAGCTGCACTCACAACGTAAGTGACGTAGGGTCTTCCCAATTCAACATACGACGTGTAGTTTTTTGTGGATTTAAGATGCAGTTCTTTTTCTGCGAACTCGCGCGCTTCTTGCGCCAGACGCAGTTTTTGTTTTTTAGATTCATCAAGGTTTGGATCTTGAAGAGCTTCCTCAATAGGCACGCGACTGCCCAGCAGTTTCATTTGTCCATAACCGGACTTCATCAAATAACCCATTTGGCATCCGCATAAAAGCGAAAGACCCAAAGGAAAGATCGCTATTTTAAGAAAACGTTTTATAAGACCCAAGTGATTCCGGCACGAATAGAAGAGTCATCCGTTTGCATTCCTCCGCCGATCGGAGTTTTCCAAACGTCATAACTTAGTTTAATACCAAATGTTTCTGTG
This region of Bdellovibrio sp. BCCA genomic DNA includes:
- a CDS encoding complement resistance protein TraT, encoding MNQTVIKSILALSALYMLSGCAATQVALSKKNLDVQTKMSATLFLDPIDEEKRKTIYVVVKNTSDKSEFQISDEMRNALQSKGFKVVSKMNQAAFVLQVNVLQVGKADPNAAEAAMYKGYGADGVALGAGAAYVAGGSDKAMVGAGILGGIASVVADSLVKDVHFSVITDVQIKERLSGKGKAQNTTLHYNESGTSGGTFSSYSEKSEWKIYQTRILSSANKVNLEFAQAAPELKRALVQSISGIF
- a CDS encoding RNA polymerase sigma factor, which translates into the protein MERDLVVTDLELVEKVKSGDRRSFSELVKRHQRSVLRLSLRFVKDMDTAEDVTQEAFIKAYEKLNSFEGRASFKSWLFQIAVNTARNKIRESKRDTVDIDDVQLAVDAEAENTLVHTAVADILHSEVEKLPFKQKTALVLRVYEDLSFNEIADIMQCPYDTAKANYRHALMKLRQTFEQSSELKNWTEEVGGFFMEVNQRFAEAEG
- a CDS encoding DUF1697 domain-containing protein; its protein translation is MPRYIAFLRGVSPLNAKMPEVKQSFEKMGFTNVVTVLSSGNVVFDAKKTSQKVLEKQIEEGLKKYSKRSFPTIVRAQDDLRDWLDSDPFRAEKLDAKAKRVVTFLKDSPTVKPNLPIKKDGAVILKVEDSMVCSAYLPHPKGPAFMVLLEKTFGKSITTRTLDTLKKVAQK
- a CDS encoding aminopeptidase, producing MGYLMKSGYGQMKLLGSRVPIEEALQDPNLDESKKQKLRLAQEAREFAEKELHLKSTKNYTSYVELGRPYVTYVVSAAYRWELKHYQWSYPFMGKMPYKGYFNEPDALEEEKELQQEDLDTYMRGVSAYSTLGWFNDPILSSMLRYDDYDLVNTIIHETVHATLYIKNSADFNERLATFLGNKGAEQFYHKKEGADSPTLKQIQNENADNKLFSQFISGELKDLEKWYKDLPANERSESKRQERIHLIQEKFTKELQPQLKTDSYKKFPESKLNNARLLLYKTYMQDLGDFERLYELLGKDYSRFIEQCKTLEKAKDPSQGLKDLIVSLNTHAKKE